The nucleotide sequence AAAACCGACTGGCAGCGATGCAATTAAACTATCGCGTTGAGTGGTGTACAGATTGCCATAACCAATCGTGCTTCCAGCAGGTACAGAGCGTACCTGAGCCACCCTGGTTTTGACTGACATCACAGGCTTTAGCTCCGACGGATTAGAAAATGCCTGGGACGTGCGAACCCCATAGCAGGCAGCTCCCACCCTGACCAGATGATTGCGTTGAGCGGGCAGGCGTATGGTTGCGGCACTGTTATGGGTATGGGTCAGTACCCCATCTGGAAGGAAGTCGTGCAAATGGTGGCAGAGGTGATTAAAGGCTGCCAGTTGTTTTTTCGTCATTGCTAGATCTTGACCATCCGCCGTAGCAAAGTGGGTCATGACGCCGACGATACGAAGACCGGGCAATCGACAAACCTTCTGAATCTGCTCAAGTTCGGTGGTGAAAAACCCGCTTCTACCCATGCCGGTATCAATGTTGATATGAACCGGAATTTCCTTACCCCGCCGGATCCCTGCCGTTGAGAGGTAATCTGCCACCTCCATTGAACCGACCTGTTCTTCAATCTGTAGCTGGTCGATCGATTCCTCCAGTTCTTCTGGCAATGCCATCCGCAGGCGCAGAAGTTTGACATCCAACCCCAGGCGGCGAATGGTTGCCGCTTCAGGATTGGTGCAAATCCCAATGTAGTGAGCACCTGCTGCAACAGCGGTCGGTGCCAGTGCCTCTAACCCGTGCCCATAGGCATTTGCCTTCATGACCACACACAGTTGGGCCGGGGCAACCTGATCGCGTAGATAGCGAATATTTGCCGCAAACGCTGGTCTGGAAACCGTCACTTGAATGTGATGCTGGTTCATTTAGCGATAGCATTTGGTGAGACTGTCACTGAAAACTGGTTGAAGTTTACTCCTGGTCACTTTAGATAAACTGTGTTCGCTGTACCAAATGATGACGCCTGATCATCGAGTTGTGATTCTGATGCATGAAGGCATCCGAGGGTTGCATGGCAAAACGGGCCTGGCAATGCTGCGGTTTTCGGATGCCAGGATTGTTGCCGTGATTGACCGGGAGTGTGCTGGTGAATCGCTGGCTGACTTAACTGGGATTCAGCGCCCGGTGCCGATTGTGGCTTCGGCAGAAGCGGCCTTGCAGTATGAACCAGAGGTGCTGGCAATTGGGATTGCAAAACTGGGGGGGGAATTGCCAGAGGACTGGCGGGAAGACATCCGGGTGGCGATCGCGGCGGGTGTTTCGGTTGCCAACGGTCTGCATCATCGGCTCAAGACCGACCCCGAATTGACTGCCCTCCTCAGACCGGGACAGTGGCTTTGGGATGTGCGTGAAGAGCCGCCTCACCTGCCAGTGGGCACAGGGCAGGCCAGGTTGTTATCCTGCCTGCGGGTACTGACGGTAGGGACCGATATGGCAGTCGGGAAAATGTCTACCAGTCTGGAACTGAATCGGGCTTCCCTGAAGCGGGGACTGCGCTCTAAATTTCTGGGCACAGGGCAGGCGGGCATTATGATTTCGGGGAGTGGTATTCCCCTGGATGCTATCCGGGTTGATTTTGCGGCGGGTGCCGTGGAACAACTGGTGATGCAGGCAGGAAATGATTACGACATTTTGCACATCGAGGGGCAGGGTTCCTTTTTTAATCCGGCCTCGACGGCGACGTTGCCGCTGATGCGGGGGTGTCAGCCGACCCATCTGGTTTTAGTCCACCGGGCAGGGCAGACCCACATTCGGCGTTATGAGGATTTCCCGATCCCACCCTTGCGAGAGGCCGTCAGGGTCTATGAAACCGTTGCCACCGCTGGGGGCACCTTTACCCCTGCAAAAGTGGTGGCGATCGCCCTGAACACCGCCCATCTGGATGACACCGGGGCACAGCGAGCCATTGAACAGGCTGCCATTGAAACCGGACTGCCCTGCACCGATCCGGTGCGCATGGGCGCAGATTTGCTGCTAGATGCCATTCTGCGCTAACCATGACCGGGGGTTGCTGTCCCCGTCCCCTGCCCCCTCCTATAAAGATCCGCTAACCTGAATACTGATGCTCAAATGACGCTCAAAACCCCAAATTCCCAAATCTCCATGAACCAGCCATCTGTCAGCCTGATCCGGGCACAATCCTACGATCGCACTCTATTACGTCAATCTCTGGAAACTTTATTGCAGCCATTGGGCGGCATGACCGCCTTTGTTAAACCGGGCGATCGGGTTCTGCTGAAGCCCAATTTGCTGACCGGAGCACGTCCCGGTAAGGAATGTGTGACCCGTCCAGAACTGGTTTACTGTGTTGCCCAGATGGTACAGGAAGCTGGGGGACAGCCGTTTCTGGGAGATGGTCCCGCCTTTGGCAGTGCTCAGGGTGTGGCAAAAGCCAATGGCTATCTGCCAGTACTGGCAGGGCTGAACCTGCCGATTGTTGATTTTCACGGTAAACGTTACCAGACTGTGAGTGATGAATTTAATCACCTGCTGCTCTGCAAAGAAGCCATGGATGCTGATGTGGTGATTAACCTGCCCAAGGTCAAATCCCATGTGCAACTGACGATGACTCTGGGCGTAAAGAATCTGTTTGGCTGTGTACCGGGCAAAATGAAAGCCTGGTGGCATCTGGAAGCGGGGAAAGATCGCGATCGCTTTGGGACGATGTTAGTTGAAACCGCACGGGCAATTAATCCAAACCTGACTATTCTGGACGGAATTATAGGGCACGAAGGGAATGGACCCAGCGGAGGTGAACCACGGCGATTAAACCTGCTGGCAGCTTCAACGAATGTCTTTGCTCTCGACCGGGCAGTCCTGGATATTCTGACGGTCGATCCAGCCACCGTTCCAACCCTGGTGGCATCTCAGCGGTTAGGACTCTGTCCCGCCACCAGTGCCATCCACTTTCCCCACCTGCGTCCAGAAGACCTCCAGGTCAACGACTGGCAGCTACCCGGAACGCTTGTTCCGATTGATTTTGGCCTTCCTCGCATCCTCCGCTCCACCTTCAAGCATCTCTATATCCGCTTTATCAAAGAGCCGATACAGGCATACGCCAACCGCTAATTCCGGCCCGGATTGTGCTGAATCGACTACAGAATCCCATCATTCCTTTCTCTCCTTCCCCTGTTCCCTGCTATACAAAGCTCTCAGGGATTGCCAACCTGATTTTTAATCAGGTTGCGGCACTCCATTCTTTAGTAAAAAATTCATTTATCTTAAAGATCCTCCCGGTTTAACTTAACCTTATCTTTACTGACCTGATGTACTGTAGGGGGAAAAGTTCACCGAGCTACAGAAATTATGGTTTTGTCACTGAAGGTAACTCGTAGGGCGGTTTCCGTTTCCGCAGCTGCTCTGGCATTGGGGCTGGTAGCCTGTGGACCCAGCCCTACCCCCCCAGCAGCGACTGATGGTGCCAGTCCGGCAGCAACAACTGGCGGTGGAACTGTCTCTCTCAGCGGCGCAGGCGCTACATTCCCAGCACCTCTTTATCAACGCTGGTTTGCTGAGTACAACCAACAAAATCCCAATGTTCAGATCAGCTACCAATCTGTAGGTAGTGGTGCAGGTGTTAAGCAATTTCTGGCTAAAACTGTTGACTTTGGCGCAACCGATGCTCCTCTAACTGATGAAGAAATTAAAAAATACCCTGCCGAACTGGGGCAACCGCTGCAAATTCCGATGACGGGGGGTGCCGTCGTCTTTGCTTACAATCTGGAAGGAGTTGACAATCTGAGACTCTCCAGAGAATCTTTCTGCGGTATCGTAACAGGCGAAATCAAGACCTGGAACGATCCTCAACTGGTAAAAGACAACCCAGGAGTCAACCTGCCAGGTTCACCGATTACCTTTGTTCACCGTTCAGATGGTAGTGGTACCACCTTTATCTTTACAAATCACATCAGCGCAGCCTGTCCCAACTGGAAAGCTGGAGCCGGTAAAGCGGTTGAGTGGCCCACCGGGACTGGGGGTAAAGGAAATGAGGGTGTCACAGCCGCGGTTCAGCAAACGGCTGGTTCGATTGGATACACAGAATTCTCCTATGCCAAGGAGAATAATTTGAAAATGGCAACCATCCAGAACAAGGCAGGGGAGTTTATTGAGCCTTCCCCTGAGTCGGCTGCAAAGGCAATTGAAGGCGTTACTGTTCCGGCAGACTTTGCTCTGATCGTTCCGAATCCAGAAGGAAAGGATGCCTATCCCATTGTGGGTTTAACCTGGCTGCTGGTCTACGGCAAGTATGATGACTCAGCCAAAGCGGATGCACTCAAGAGTGTAATTCGGTGGGCCTATTCCGATGGGGCTAAATTCGCTACCGAACTGGGTTATCTACCTATTCCCAATGATGTTTCTAGCAAAGCGCTGGCAAAATTGGATACCATCCAGGTGGCTACTAAATAGCTCGAGGTTTATTTGATGCTGTAGTCTGCTAGCAAACTTACACACGCAGGCTACAGTGCCCAGTTTGTTATTTCCTGGCGATATAGCGATAGTCAGGATGGTCAGGACAACTTAGCAACCGCAAACCCTAATCATCCCAATCTCTTTCACCCTGTTTCCTGTTCCCTAACCTTTGCCCTCTGCTATATCTCATTGCTGGTATGGAATGAGCTGCGTGGTAAGTTGTGAATAATTTGGATGTTGCGACCAAAGGCTGTCTAATAGTTTTTATTTAACCTATGGCTCCGATCGTTGATACCTCATCGGCACCTTCCTGGAAAAGGACTGATGCCTCCCGTTGGATTGATAATGGTTTTGTCTGGTTGACGGCTGCCTTTGCGATCGCCGTGGCGATTTTGTTAATTGCGATCGCCCTCCAGGTGGGTGGTCAGGCGATGCCTGCCATCCGGGCATTTGGGTTGGGCTTCTTAGTGAACAGCCGCTGGGATCCCGTGGCTAACATCTACGGTGCCTGGCCCCAAGTCTACGGCACCATCGTTACGGCGTTGATTGCCCTGGTGATTGCGATGCCTGTCGGGGTAGGGATTGCCCTGTTTCTCAGTGAAGATTTTTTGCCGGACAAGATTAAGCAGCCCATTGTGTTTTTAATTGAGCTGCTGGCGGCCATTCCCAGCGTAATTTACGGCATCTGGGGCATTTTCGTGTTCATCCCATTCATCCGCCCCCTTGGCAACTGGTTACATCAGAACTTTGGCTGGATCCCCCTGTTCAGTACGCCACCGGCAGGGCCAGGGGTCTATGTTGCTGGCATTATTCTTGCCGTTATGATTCTGCCAATTATCGCAGCCATTTCACGGGATGCGCTGGTTGCAGTGCCCTCCGAACTCCGGCAAGCGGCTTACGGCTTGGGAGCAACTCGCTGGGAAACTATCTTCAAGGTAATTTTACCTGCCGCTTCCTCCGGGATTTTGGGGGGAGCGATGCTGGGGCTGGGTCGGGCAATGGGTGAAACGATGGCAGTCACCATGGTGATTGGAAATTCCAACGCGGCTTCTCCATCCATTCTGGCTCAGGGGTCTACCGTGGCTTCGCTGCTGGCAAATCAGTTTGCAGAAGCGGGTGGCTTGCAGGTGTCCTCCCTCATGTATGCAGCCCTTGTTTTATTTTTGTTGACGCTGATTGTGAACATCATTGCACAGTATATTGTCAGCCGGATTCGCCTGAAGTATTAACACTTGAAGCATTAACGTTTTCAGGATGAGCTGTTGGTTTGGCGGTCAGGGAGGTTCAGAGTCCACCGTTGACGGATGCCCTGGTTAATGGATTCTCTGAGAGACAGGAACGCTAATTATTTGTAAGGAACTTGGGACTGTAAGATGGTAGGAAATGATTTGGCAGCGAATTCCTTTTCAGGACGGACTCTGAATAAGAAGCCCACTTCTCCCCGCACCCTTTTTTCCAGCATTATGTCAGGGGTGGCGATGTTCTGCGCTGTCTTGGCTTTGATTCCTCTCTTTGCAGTGCTTTACTACGTTATGGTCCAGGGGTTTTCATACCTGAACCTGGATTTGTTCTTGAAACTGCCGCCGCCGCCCCTGGTCAAGGGTGGTGGATTTGGTAATGCCTTCATTGGGACACTGATTACTGTTGGCCTGGCTTCTTTAATTTCCATCCCATTTGGTGTCATGGCAGCCATCTATCTGGCGGAGTTTGCCCGAGACACCAAACTTGCCTACTGGATCAACTTTTTTACCAACGTGTTGAGTGGCGTGCCTTCAATTGTGATTGGGGTATTTGCCTATGCCCTGGTTGTGATCCGCACCGGAACGTTCTCGGCGGTGGCTGGTGGTGTGGCGCTGGCAGTGTTGATGCTGCCCACCATTGTGAGAACGGCAACTGAAGCGCTGGAGGCTGTGCCCAGGGATTTCCGGCAGGCTGCCATTGGGCTAGGAGCAACCCGAATTCAGACAACCCTGGGAATCGTTTTACCTGCGGCAGTTCCAGCGATTTTAACGGGGGTCATGCTGGCGATCGCACGGGCGGCAGGAGAAACCGCACCCATCCTCTTCACAGCGCTGTTTAATCAGTTCTGGAATCGCCCCATCTGGCAGGGGGGACTGTGGGAACCCACCGCTACGATGTCCATGCTGGTTTATAACTTCTCCGTCGTGCCCTATAAAAACCAGCAACAGCTTGCCTGGGCAGGGGCACTGGTTCTGGTGGCGCTGGTTCTGGTCACCAGCATCGCCGCCCGATTTTTAACCCGACGGCGCAGATAGGCTTTTTGATTGCTAGTGCTCTTCCAATTCTGTTCTGAACCCGGTATTGCCAAAAAACAATTCAATTCAATCCAACTGACCTATGACTTCCGACCTTCAAGTTGCTCGCCAAACCGACACCGTTTTCCGCACGGAAAACCTTGACATTTACTACGGTAAATTCAAAGCTGTCCGGGATGTCAACATTTCCATTCCCAAAAACGCCATTACCGCTTTTATTGGACCCTCTGGTTGTGGCAAGAGTACAGTTTTGCGGTGTTTTAACCGCCTGAATGACCTGATTAAAAGCTTTCACATTGATGGCAAAATTTACTACCACGACCAGGATCTCTATTCACCGGATATTGACCCGGTTGAGGTGAGACGGCAGATTGGGATGGTGTTCCAGAAACCAAACCCCTTCCCCAAGACCATCTATGACAACATTGCCTTTGGTCCTCGCCTGTTGGGGTTTAAGGGTGATATGGATGAACTGGTGGAGCGTTCGCTCAAGCAGGCCGCCCTGTGGGATGACGTCAAAGATAAGCTGAAAGCAATGGGAACGGATCTGTCAGGTGGTCAGCAGCAGCGGCTCTGCATTGCCCGGGCGATCGCAGTGCAGCCGGATGTCATTCTGATGGACGAACCCTGCTCTGCCCTCGACCCCATTTCTACGCTGAAGGTGGAGGATTTGCTTCAGGAACTGAAGGAAAACTATACCATCATCATTGTTACCCACAATATGCAGCAGGCATCGCGGGCTTCTGATTTCACCGCATTCTACAACGTTGAAGCGAATGAGAAGGGGCAGCGAACTGGCTACATTGTGGAATATGAGCGAACTGAAGCAATTTTCCAAAATCCTCAACAGGAGGCGACGAAAGAGTACGTCAGCGGTCGTTTCGGTTAAGCGATAAAAATCTACGTAGGTCGGTGAATTACCTGGAGGGCATGAAAGCTGCCCTCTTTTTGTTGCAGGCCCGATCCGTCCCTAACCAGAGAATGATCCCCAGGGTCTTAAATCACGATAGGATAATTGAGGTTCAAGTTTTAGAACTTACGCAAGTTGGTCAATTCTGGTTTTGAATATGCCATTTGCATATGACAACGATAAGCCACTGATAACGGGCCATTGATAAACGGTTATCGCCTCAGCAGCGAATTACCGGATTGGTTCTAAGGACCACATCCAGTACCCGGTATCCAGATCTTCGTAAGTTCCTCCTGTTTCAGAAGCCCAGCCCATAATCCCGACGATTTGCCAATGTTTATGAAGCGTTATCTATCACGCCTGCTCTCTCTACTGCTGGTTGTCTGCATCAGTCTGGTGGGATGCTCTGCTGCACCTGAAGGCTCAATTGGTCTGACCGGAGATTACCGTCAAGATACCCTGGCGATGGTTAACACCTTAAGAGATGCGATCGCCCTGCCAGATGATTCGCCTGAAAAAGTTTCTGTCCAGGCGCAGGCGCGTCAACTCATTAATGACTTCTCGGCGCGTTACCGGCGGGATGATTCCCTCACCCGCCTGAGTTCTTATACAACTATGCGAACTGCCCTGAACTCCCTGGCAGGACATTATAGTTCTTACCCCAACCGTCCAATTCCTCAAAAATTGAAGGATCGGCTGGAGACAGAATTTAAGCAAATTGA is from Leptothermofonsia sichuanensis E412 and encodes:
- the pstC gene encoding phosphate ABC transporter permease subunit PstC, producing MAPIVDTSSAPSWKRTDASRWIDNGFVWLTAAFAIAVAILLIAIALQVGGQAMPAIRAFGLGFLVNSRWDPVANIYGAWPQVYGTIVTALIALVIAMPVGVGIALFLSEDFLPDKIKQPIVFLIELLAAIPSVIYGIWGIFVFIPFIRPLGNWLHQNFGWIPLFSTPPAGPGVYVAGIILAVMILPIIAAISRDALVAVPSELRQAAYGLGATRWETIFKVILPAASSGILGGAMLGLGRAMGETMAVTMVIGNSNAASPSILAQGSTVASLLANQFAEAGGLQVSSLMYAALVLFLLTLIVNIIAQYIVSRIRLKY
- the pstA gene encoding phosphate ABC transporter permease PstA; the protein is MVGNDLAANSFSGRTLNKKPTSPRTLFSSIMSGVAMFCAVLALIPLFAVLYYVMVQGFSYLNLDLFLKLPPPPLVKGGGFGNAFIGTLITVGLASLISIPFGVMAAIYLAEFARDTKLAYWINFFTNVLSGVPSIVIGVFAYALVVIRTGTFSAVAGGVALAVLMLPTIVRTATEALEAVPRDFRQAAIGLGATRIQTTLGIVLPAAVPAILTGVMLAIARAAGETAPILFTALFNQFWNRPIWQGGLWEPTATMSMLVYNFSVVPYKNQQQLAWAGALVLVALVLVTSIAARFLTRRRR
- a CDS encoding DUF1611 domain-containing protein; translated protein: MMTPDHRVVILMHEGIRGLHGKTGLAMLRFSDARIVAVIDRECAGESLADLTGIQRPVPIVASAEAALQYEPEVLAIGIAKLGGELPEDWREDIRVAIAAGVSVANGLHHRLKTDPELTALLRPGQWLWDVREEPPHLPVGTGQARLLSCLRVLTVGTDMAVGKMSTSLELNRASLKRGLRSKFLGTGQAGIMISGSGIPLDAIRVDFAAGAVEQLVMQAGNDYDILHIEGQGSFFNPASTATLPLMRGCQPTHLVLVHRAGQTHIRRYEDFPIPPLREAVRVYETVATAGGTFTPAKVVAIALNTAHLDDTGAQRAIEQAAIETGLPCTDPVRMGADLLLDAILR
- the psb27 gene encoding photosystem II protein Psb27, with amino-acid sequence MFMKRYLSRLLSLLLVVCISLVGCSAAPEGSIGLTGDYRQDTLAMVNTLRDAIALPDDSPEKVSVQAQARQLINDFSARYRRDDSLTRLSSYTTMRTALNSLAGHYSSYPNRPIPQKLKDRLETEFKQIELAISRGA
- the alr gene encoding alanine racemase, with translation MNQHHIQVTVSRPAFAANIRYLRDQVAPAQLCVVMKANAYGHGLEALAPTAVAAGAHYIGICTNPEAATIRRLGLDVKLLRLRMALPEELEESIDQLQIEEQVGSMEVADYLSTAGIRRGKEIPVHINIDTGMGRSGFFTTELEQIQKVCRLPGLRIVGVMTHFATADGQDLAMTKKQLAAFNHLCHHLHDFLPDGVLTHTHNSAATIRLPAQRNHLVRVGAACYGVRTSQAFSNPSELKPVMSVKTRVAQVRSVPAGSTIGYGNLYTTQRDSLIASLPVGFGEGYPRSLFNKGIVLIHGHRCPVVGRVSLNITTVDVTDLPQTVRWGDEAVLIGCQGQAEITFEELADKFQSVHTEINLMAGLMNQVSYL
- the pstB gene encoding phosphate ABC transporter ATP-binding protein PstB, whose protein sequence is MTSDLQVARQTDTVFRTENLDIYYGKFKAVRDVNISIPKNAITAFIGPSGCGKSTVLRCFNRLNDLIKSFHIDGKIYYHDQDLYSPDIDPVEVRRQIGMVFQKPNPFPKTIYDNIAFGPRLLGFKGDMDELVERSLKQAALWDDVKDKLKAMGTDLSGGQQQRLCIARAIAVQPDVILMDEPCSALDPISTLKVEDLLQELKENYTIIIVTHNMQQASRASDFTAFYNVEANEKGQRTGYIVEYERTEAIFQNPQQEATKEYVSGRFG
- a CDS encoding DUF362 domain-containing protein → MNQPSVSLIRAQSYDRTLLRQSLETLLQPLGGMTAFVKPGDRVLLKPNLLTGARPGKECVTRPELVYCVAQMVQEAGGQPFLGDGPAFGSAQGVAKANGYLPVLAGLNLPIVDFHGKRYQTVSDEFNHLLLCKEAMDADVVINLPKVKSHVQLTMTLGVKNLFGCVPGKMKAWWHLEAGKDRDRFGTMLVETARAINPNLTILDGIIGHEGNGPSGGEPRRLNLLAASTNVFALDRAVLDILTVDPATVPTLVASQRLGLCPATSAIHFPHLRPEDLQVNDWQLPGTLVPIDFGLPRILRSTFKHLYIRFIKEPIQAYANR
- the pstS gene encoding phosphate ABC transporter substrate-binding protein PstS, whose amino-acid sequence is MVLSLKVTRRAVSVSAAALALGLVACGPSPTPPAATDGASPAATTGGGTVSLSGAGATFPAPLYQRWFAEYNQQNPNVQISYQSVGSGAGVKQFLAKTVDFGATDAPLTDEEIKKYPAELGQPLQIPMTGGAVVFAYNLEGVDNLRLSRESFCGIVTGEIKTWNDPQLVKDNPGVNLPGSPITFVHRSDGSGTTFIFTNHISAACPNWKAGAGKAVEWPTGTGGKGNEGVTAAVQQTAGSIGYTEFSYAKENNLKMATIQNKAGEFIEPSPESAAKAIEGVTVPADFALIVPNPEGKDAYPIVGLTWLLVYGKYDDSAKADALKSVIRWAYSDGAKFATELGYLPIPNDVSSKALAKLDTIQVATK